A genomic segment from Xiphophorus maculatus strain JP 163 A chromosome 6, X_maculatus-5.0-male, whole genome shotgun sequence encodes:
- the lrrc30 gene encoding leucine-rich repeat-containing protein 30, with amino-acid sequence MGGKQSRSLSNSELNEVSVGQRRKGTIRDEQPSLSWAAERIRKQTSVHFGFSTLSLAMRGLDETPAELWELQDLQKLNLSMNCLCSLPPALGSLDNLVILNLLGNSLSSLPPEIGLLKKLRVLFACRNRLSEVPEELGSCTCLEVLSLANNQISSLPSSLAAMHHLTKLNLSHNRIVHIPTCVYSMKGLVFLHLACNRLETIADQIQDLVNLKILIVEGNSIHTLPKTLCFLDSLELLNVDFNELQSVPDEMYQLSRLRRLACHPLDKGLHIIHNPLLKPIHEVLQGGLSALYNYLKPT; translated from the coding sequence ATGGGTGGGAAGCAGTCACGCAGCCTGTCCAACTCAGAGTTGAATGAGGTGAGTGTGGGCCAAAGGAGGAAGGGTACAATTAGAGACGAGCAGCCCAGCCTGTCCTGGGCAGCGGAGAGGATCCGTAAACAAACCAGCGTCCACTTTGGTTTCAGTACTCTGAGTTTAGCCATGCGGGGGTTGGATGAAACCCCCGCTGAGCTGTGGGAGCTCCAGGACCTTCAGAAACTCAACTTGTCCATGAACTGTCTGTGCTCCTTGCCTCCCGCTCTGGGCTCTCTGGATAATCTGGTGATTCTCAACTTATTGGGAAACAGCCTGTCCAGCCTCCCCCCTGAGATCGGCCTGCTGAAGAAGCTTCGCGTGCTGTTCGCCTGTCGCAACCGCCTGAGTGAAGTCCCTGAGGAGCTGGGCTCCTGCACATGCCTGGAGGTGCTGAGCTTGGCCAACAACCAGATCTCCAGCCTCCCCAGCAGCTTGGCTGCCATGCATCATCTGACCAAACTCAACCTCAGTCACAACCGCATTGTTCACATCCCCACCTGTGTCTACAGCATGAAAGGACTGGTCTTCCTGCACTTGGCCTGCAACCGCTTGGAGACCATAGCAGATCAGATTCAGGACCTGGTTAACTTGAAGATCCTGATCGTGGAGGGAAACAGCATACACACTCTTCCaaagactttgtgtttcttgGATTCATTAGAGCTTCTGAATGTGGACTTTAACGAGCTGCAAAGTGTGCCTGATGAGATGTACCAGCTGAGCAGACTCAGGCGGTTAGCCTGCCACCCACTGGATAAAGGACTTCATATAATTCACAACCCGCTCCTCAAGCCTATCCATGAGGTGCTGCAAGGTGGACTCAGTGCCCTGTATAACTACCTCAAGCCTACTTAA